In Vibrio sp. FE10, the following are encoded in one genomic region:
- a CDS encoding YceI family protein: MKKLIPTLGLFCTLISAPSFAETGYTLDPKLSNVTFATIKKQFVVEPASIKPLSGGLTEEGQFSILLDLKSVSTGVSIRDQRLNELYFESMTFPEVKISGKVDPAMLSGDPQNTSIAAEVTLHGVTKTIDFPVMVVPAEGFIMVNSTSTIIVNGADFGISTENLNKLSATVGGLAISDKVPLSFNLLFDK; this comes from the coding sequence ATGAAAAAACTAATACCTACGCTCGGTCTGTTTTGTACCCTCATTTCTGCGCCATCTTTTGCAGAAACGGGCTACACGTTAGATCCCAAGTTATCGAACGTTACATTCGCAACCATTAAGAAACAGTTTGTTGTGGAGCCCGCGTCGATAAAACCTCTGTCCGGTGGGCTAACAGAAGAAGGTCAGTTTTCCATATTGCTAGACTTGAAGAGCGTGAGTACCGGAGTATCGATTCGCGACCAGCGACTCAATGAGCTCTACTTTGAATCGATGACTTTCCCTGAAGTGAAGATCTCCGGAAAGGTTGACCCTGCAATGCTATCTGGCGACCCACAAAATACGTCTATCGCTGCCGAAGTCACCTTGCATGGCGTAACCAAAACCATCGACTTCCCGGTTATGGTTGTTCCGGCTGAAGGTTTTATCATGGTCAATTCAACATCAACCATCATCGTCAATGGCGCTGATTTTGGGATATCGACGGAAAATCTAAACAAGCTTTCAGCAACCGTCGGCGGGCTAGCGATTTCAGATAAGGTTCCACTAAGCTTCAATCTACTCTTCGACAAGTAA
- a CDS encoding DUF1826 domain-containing protein codes for MNAVLTKPLTTNSNQPLNISSAVSIKDQASHKPCFRASEQPTVLADIYQSDINIAIWQRTFDADLTSAIGEFIASNPNFSKSISLSPDNAFEKLEFATDGTASKALLENMAELVDMFCCLFELEEVGLRLAVLNKAMCPRFHFDQVPCRLVTTYHGVATQWLPNYAVDRSKLGRGANGQPDSASGLYTHESDIQQMVSGDVALLKGESWSGNENAGLVHRSPVTSSDETRLLLTLDFG; via the coding sequence ATGAATGCCGTGTTAACGAAGCCTTTGACAACCAATAGTAATCAGCCACTTAACATTAGTTCCGCCGTGAGTATCAAGGATCAAGCGAGTCACAAACCATGCTTTCGTGCTTCTGAGCAGCCAACGGTACTGGCCGATATCTATCAAAGTGATATCAATATTGCGATTTGGCAGCGTACATTTGATGCTGACTTAACAAGTGCCATTGGTGAGTTTATCGCGTCGAATCCAAACTTTAGTAAGTCTATTAGTCTGTCACCTGACAACGCTTTTGAGAAATTAGAGTTTGCGACAGACGGAACGGCTTCTAAAGCGCTGTTAGAAAACATGGCAGAGCTGGTGGATATGTTCTGTTGCTTGTTCGAACTTGAAGAAGTAGGGCTGCGCCTAGCGGTTCTGAATAAAGCGATGTGTCCTCGTTTCCATTTTGACCAAGTACCTTGCCGCTTAGTGACGACTTATCATGGTGTCGCGACGCAATGGTTGCCAAACTACGCGGTCGACCGTTCGAAGCTAGGACGAGGAGCCAACGGACAACCCGATTCTGCTTCAGGCTTATACACTCATGAATCTGATATTCAACAAATGGTGAGTGGTGATGTGGCGTTGCTGAAAGGAGAGAGCTGGAGTGGCAATGAAAATGCGGGTCTTGTGCACCGTTCTCCCGTTACTTCATCTGACGAGACACGATTATTGCTGACGCTAGATTTCGGCTAA
- a CDS encoding VOC family protein, translating to MFTIDSFVLYVADIHRSMDFYAKAFDCEPKLLSPTFAALDFADNVKITLKQADVLTPASNIKGGGTELSMPVADKETLENLYQAWKEKGIQFEQDPEESVYGINFLAVDPDGHRIRVFA from the coding sequence ATGTTTACCATTGATTCATTTGTTCTTTATGTCGCAGACATTCATCGGAGCATGGACTTTTATGCAAAAGCATTTGATTGCGAGCCAAAGCTTCTATCACCAACCTTTGCTGCCCTAGACTTTGCAGACAACGTTAAAATCACCCTAAAGCAGGCTGACGTTCTAACACCAGCAAGTAACATCAAGGGCGGCGGCACTGAGCTCTCTATGCCTGTTGCTGATAAAGAGACACTGGAAAATCTTTATCAAGCATGGAAAGAAAAAGGCATTCAGTTTGAACAAGATCCAGAAGAGTCGGTTTACGGCATCAACTTTCTTGCTGTTGACCCAGACGGACACCGTATCCGCGTCTTCGCTTAA
- a CDS encoding helix-turn-helix transcriptional regulator, giving the protein MSRSQRLFDLLQLLRCHKYPVSADHLAKELNVSTRTIYRDIVTLQAQGAEIDGEAGVGYQLKPTFTLPPMMFSTEELEALRLGAEWVAKQANGEFSESARNAIAKISAVLPADHQAKRSEDIVRVASIIEVAELTIELSDIKLAIKQKNKADLLYTDAKANVSSRIVWPMLIGLFEQHYVLVAWCETRNAYRNFRLDRIVEWKMLEERYQRPRHDLIKDWQNIEGIADKVIRY; this is encoded by the coding sequence ATGTCCCGAAGTCAACGTCTCTTCGATCTGCTCCAATTATTGCGCTGTCATAAATACCCAGTGTCTGCCGATCATCTCGCTAAAGAGCTAAACGTGAGTACTCGCACCATTTATAGAGACATCGTGACGCTGCAAGCACAAGGTGCTGAAATTGATGGTGAAGCTGGAGTGGGTTATCAATTGAAACCCACCTTCACTCTCCCACCAATGATGTTTTCAACGGAAGAATTGGAAGCGTTACGGCTTGGCGCTGAATGGGTCGCCAAGCAAGCCAATGGGGAATTCAGTGAATCGGCTAGAAATGCCATTGCCAAGATTTCTGCGGTATTACCTGCTGATCATCAAGCCAAACGCAGTGAAGACATTGTGCGTGTTGCTTCAATCATTGAGGTTGCAGAGTTAACTATTGAACTGTCGGACATCAAACTGGCAATTAAGCAAAAGAACAAAGCTGATCTCCTTTACACAGACGCAAAAGCTAATGTGAGTTCAAGAATCGTTTGGCCGATGTTGATTGGCTTATTCGAACAACACTATGTTTTGGTCGCTTGGTGTGAAACGCGAAATGCGTATCGGAATTTCAGGCTCGATAGAATCGTAGAATGGAAAATGCTTGAAGAAAGATATCAGCGCCCGCGTCATGACTTGATCAAAGATTGGCAGAACATCGAAGGCATTGCAGATAAAGTGATTCGCTACTGA
- a CDS encoding methyl-accepting chemotaxis protein, with amino-acid sequence MLKKLSLKNKLAISASMAIILGGILVEALSFRASLQRLDTEVEQRLEGASASYNQYVSDWILSKERALTSLSKESKQESLVTHLKQVRDSASFDNVFLAFPDGSQKNANGVVLPPGNDDPRVWGWYTNAVANPSKVFMDNPTVAAATGANVVSLGTAMQLHGQQVVLGADVEITDILNSLEKVILPGEGYMFIATNKGTVYTHADTKLLNQNISSLGLNFTDVQKALVSGKDTSIDLNGSDYVLYARAIDGTNLITISVVNHDSLVAPLFDAVIGQVLVTLLVVIVCTILFNLLCTILFRPLNHVSQALAQIANGSGDLTQRIHVENQDEVGELAHNFNTFVSSLQQLIGHIRGQSEQLNSQSEQSAQRANRSVDELNHQQQEITMVATAVTEMACATQEIASHAEQTAKAAQDSAASTNSGHALVVDTKGSINNLANEVNEAGNVISELNKHAQEISTVLATIQGIAEQTNLLALNAAIEAARAGEQGRGFAVVADEVRVLSQRTHSSTEEIKSTIDILQRTTTQAVELMESSSKLAIHSVEDADRASHALEEINTAVALISDMATQIATAAEEQTHVTGEITQNITTIKDVTDHLVVGAQDSLTESNELKSQAAGLSDKVATFKLA; translated from the coding sequence ATGTTAAAGAAACTCTCGCTTAAGAATAAGCTGGCGATCTCTGCCAGTATGGCCATCATCCTGGGGGGGATTTTGGTCGAAGCACTTTCATTTCGTGCATCATTGCAACGATTGGATACAGAAGTTGAACAGCGTTTGGAAGGGGCGTCCGCTTCTTACAACCAATACGTGTCAGATTGGATCTTATCCAAAGAGCGTGCGCTCACTTCTCTGTCGAAAGAGTCCAAACAAGAAAGCTTGGTAACTCACCTAAAACAGGTTCGTGATTCTGCCTCTTTTGATAATGTCTTCCTGGCATTCCCTGACGGTTCGCAAAAGAATGCGAATGGTGTTGTGTTGCCACCGGGCAATGATGATCCACGCGTATGGGGTTGGTACACCAATGCGGTTGCGAATCCAAGTAAAGTGTTCATGGACAACCCAACGGTTGCAGCGGCAACGGGCGCTAACGTTGTGTCGCTGGGTACCGCAATGCAATTGCATGGTCAGCAGGTCGTGTTAGGTGCAGACGTAGAAATTACCGACATCCTTAATAGCCTTGAAAAGGTAATCCTTCCGGGTGAAGGTTATATGTTCATCGCGACCAATAAAGGCACGGTTTACACGCACGCAGATACCAAGCTACTGAATCAGAATATCAGTTCACTTGGGCTTAATTTCACAGATGTACAAAAGGCGTTGGTGAGCGGTAAAGATACCTCTATCGACTTAAACGGCAGCGACTATGTACTGTATGCGCGTGCGATTGATGGAACTAACCTGATCACCATCAGTGTGGTTAACCATGATTCTTTGGTGGCACCGTTATTTGATGCTGTGATCGGGCAAGTGTTGGTGACACTGCTGGTCGTGATTGTATGTACCATATTGTTCAATCTGCTGTGTACGATTCTATTCCGTCCGCTTAATCATGTATCTCAAGCCTTGGCACAAATCGCTAATGGTAGCGGTGATTTAACTCAACGAATTCATGTTGAAAACCAAGACGAAGTCGGTGAGCTGGCTCATAATTTCAATACATTTGTGAGTAGTTTACAGCAGTTGATTGGTCATATCCGTGGACAATCAGAACAGCTAAACAGCCAGTCGGAGCAAAGTGCCCAGCGTGCAAATCGTTCTGTGGATGAACTAAACCACCAGCAGCAAGAAATTACTATGGTGGCGACAGCGGTAACGGAGATGGCTTGTGCAACTCAAGAGATTGCATCGCATGCAGAACAAACAGCAAAGGCTGCACAAGACTCAGCAGCAAGCACCAACAGTGGTCACGCTCTGGTCGTCGACACGAAAGGTTCGATTAATAACTTGGCCAATGAAGTGAACGAAGCGGGCAATGTGATTAGCGAACTTAACAAGCATGCTCAAGAGATCTCAACGGTATTAGCGACAATCCAAGGCATTGCAGAGCAAACCAACTTACTTGCTTTGAATGCGGCGATTGAAGCCGCTCGTGCGGGCGAGCAAGGACGCGGGTTTGCCGTGGTAGCTGACGAAGTTCGTGTGCTTTCACAGCGTACTCACTCTTCAACAGAAGAGATCAAATCAACGATTGATATTCTGCAGCGCACAACGACCCAAGCCGTTGAGCTGATGGAGAGCAGTTCTAAACTGGCAATACATTCAGTAGAAGATGCCGACAGAGCTTCGCACGCACTTGAAGAGATCAATACTGCAGTTGCTTTGATTAGCGATATGGCGACTCAAATTGCGACCGCAGCTGAAGAGCAAACGCACGTGACGGGTGAAATTACCCAAAACATTACGACCATTAAAGATGTTACTGACCACTTGGTTGTGGGCGCACAGGACAGCTTAACTGAGTCGAACGAACTTAAGAGCCAAGCCGCTGGTTTAAGTGACAAAGTGGCGACTTTTAAGCTTGCTTAA
- a CDS encoding ACT domain-containing protein, whose amino-acid sequence MTAITDLDILLKSMSPELIEGNYVFCTVDGALADYIQLDPIATFREKEGLTLVLAEDAARQAQLDFDGVFSLITLSVHSSLEAVGLTAAFATKLGSYGISANVIAGFYHDHIFVQKDKAEAAMSALREFSEAS is encoded by the coding sequence ATGACCGCCATTACCGATTTAGACATTTTGTTAAAGTCCATGTCACCAGAACTCATTGAAGGCAACTATGTTTTCTGTACTGTCGATGGAGCGTTGGCAGACTATATTCAACTCGACCCAATCGCGACCTTTCGTGAAAAAGAAGGCTTAACCTTGGTGCTCGCTGAGGATGCCGCACGCCAAGCTCAACTCGATTTCGATGGTGTGTTTAGCTTGATTACTTTGTCGGTACACTCAAGCCTTGAAGCGGTTGGATTAACAGCGGCCTTTGCCACAAAGCTTGGCTCATACGGCATTAGCGCCAACGTGATTGCTGGCTTTTATCACGACCACATCTTCGTTCAGAAAGACAAAGCTGAAGCCGCAATGAGTGCACTTAGAGAGTTTTCAGAAGCGAGCTAA
- a CDS encoding LysR family transcriptional regulator translates to MDKLEAMNVFVTIVERGSLSAAAEHLELSRTKVTRYLGELENWMDTRLLHRTTRSLSLTSAGKETLEVARELLALEASLAGIRNQSHEHLKGQLRITASYSIVDSFLMDVISHFIDKWPEVSIDIVSTDQTVNLVESRIDLAIRITNELTPNIVAKQLGECRSVICASPQYLKEKGTPKNAQDLAHHNCLSFSYFGKTAWTFNGPNGLESVPIKGNISANTSEVLLSATLKGNGICLLPFPSVEGLIENGVLVPLLSEWKPKTLGVHAVYGTRKQVTPLLRAFIDHLSSEMEQSTSW, encoded by the coding sequence ATGGATAAACTCGAGGCAATGAACGTCTTTGTCACCATCGTTGAGCGTGGCAGCTTGAGTGCCGCAGCCGAGCACCTTGAGCTCTCTCGAACCAAGGTCACGCGCTATTTGGGTGAACTCGAAAACTGGATGGACACACGCCTGCTTCATAGAACCACTCGAAGCTTGAGCTTAACCAGCGCAGGAAAAGAGACGCTTGAAGTCGCAAGAGAGTTGCTTGCCCTTGAGGCGTCGTTAGCAGGTATCAGAAACCAAAGCCACGAGCACTTGAAAGGCCAACTGCGTATTACCGCAAGTTACTCCATTGTCGATAGCTTCTTGATGGACGTGATCAGTCACTTCATCGATAAATGGCCAGAGGTCTCGATTGATATCGTTTCTACCGATCAAACGGTCAATCTTGTTGAATCACGCATCGATTTGGCAATTCGTATTACCAACGAACTGACACCCAATATTGTTGCTAAACAGCTAGGTGAATGTCGGTCTGTGATTTGCGCGTCGCCACAATATCTAAAAGAGAAAGGGACCCCAAAAAACGCACAAGATTTAGCGCACCACAACTGCCTATCATTCAGTTATTTTGGCAAAACCGCGTGGACGTTTAATGGCCCGAATGGGCTGGAATCAGTGCCGATTAAAGGGAACATCAGTGCGAATACTTCTGAAGTTCTACTTTCTGCCACACTCAAAGGCAACGGTATCTGCTTACTGCCCTTTCCTTCAGTCGAAGGCCTAATTGAAAACGGGGTGTTGGTTCCTCTTCTCTCTGAATGGAAACCGAAAACGTTGGGTGTGCACGCAGTTTATGGAACGCGTAAACAAGTCACACCGCTGTTAAGAGCCTTTATCGATCACCTATCAAGTGAGATGGAACAGTCGACAAGCTGGTAG
- a CDS encoding Vmh family MBL fold metallo-hydrolase, producing the protein MKKLSKILVSRTALLGTMSLGAMLAASSVVSAAELNITHYNPGENAIFPASSVLVSGEKEVILFDAQFSVADGQKLVEQIKATGKELSMIYISSGDPDFYFGLEPIVAAFPNVEVVASEAIVAHIKRTKDAKLEYWGPILEDNAPSKVIVPTVLNDTTLSIEGETIEVREINTHQAYLWVPSEKTVFGGVSVYSGIHVWMADTASKEIRSQWSQSLERMKALKPEVVIPGHYLGEMPTDTNGVQFTLDYVADIEKALVSTSNPTSVDISDYMKKAYPQFKATEGDLELGAKVLSGEMEWH; encoded by the coding sequence ATGAAAAAGTTATCTAAAATCCTTGTATCAAGAACCGCGCTTTTAGGAACAATGAGTTTAGGAGCCATGCTAGCTGCATCGAGTGTTGTCTCTGCTGCTGAGCTAAACATCACCCATTACAATCCGGGTGAAAATGCGATATTCCCAGCAAGCTCTGTACTGGTTTCGGGAGAGAAAGAAGTGATTCTGTTTGATGCACAATTTAGCGTCGCAGATGGACAAAAGCTGGTGGAGCAAATCAAAGCCACAGGCAAAGAGCTATCGATGATTTACATCAGCAGCGGTGACCCAGATTTCTACTTTGGCTTAGAACCGATAGTGGCGGCATTTCCAAACGTTGAGGTCGTTGCCAGTGAAGCGATCGTTGCTCACATCAAGCGTACTAAAGATGCAAAGCTAGAGTACTGGGGCCCAATCTTAGAAGACAACGCTCCGTCTAAAGTTATTGTCCCAACCGTTCTTAATGACACCACGCTAAGTATTGAAGGTGAAACCATCGAGGTGAGAGAAATTAACACACACCAAGCGTACCTGTGGGTTCCGTCTGAGAAAACGGTGTTTGGTGGTGTGTCGGTTTATAGTGGCATACATGTATGGATGGCAGATACCGCATCAAAAGAGATTCGTAGCCAGTGGTCACAATCATTAGAGCGCATGAAAGCACTTAAGCCTGAGGTGGTGATTCCAGGTCACTACTTAGGTGAAATGCCAACGGATACAAATGGCGTTCAGTTTACATTGGATTACGTGGCAGACATCGAAAAAGCACTGGTAAGCACAAGCAATCCAACTTCTGTTGATATCAGTGATTATATGAAGAAAGCATACCCACAATTCAAGGCAACAGAAGGCGACCTTGAACTGGGTGCCAAAGTGCTAAGTGGTGAGATGGAATGGCACTAA
- a CDS encoding DUF5329 family protein, with the protein MIVKRTLFLCGLMVSQLLSLNHALASPQQEIDHLLTFVESTQCKYERNGTMHNGPEAAAHIKKKADYYADDIESAEDFIAHSATKSMLSGRHYQVHCVGKASVSSEVWLKSELDDFRSR; encoded by the coding sequence ATGATTGTGAAGCGTACACTGTTTCTGTGTGGGTTGATGGTCAGCCAATTACTATCGCTGAATCATGCATTGGCCTCTCCTCAACAAGAGATTGACCATCTGCTTACCTTTGTTGAATCAACGCAGTGCAAATACGAACGAAATGGCACAATGCACAACGGGCCAGAAGCGGCTGCACATATAAAAAAGAAAGCCGATTATTACGCTGACGATATTGAGTCTGCTGAAGATTTTATCGCGCATTCAGCAACAAAAAGTATGTTGAGTGGCCGTCATTACCAAGTTCACTGTGTAGGTAAAGCATCGGTTAGCAGTGAAGTTTGGTTAAAATCCGAACTTGATGATTTTCGGTCTCGCTAA
- a CDS encoding TetR family transcriptional regulator — MLTKEKILDASEIVLRKFGPRKTTVVDVARSLDVSHGTVYRHFATKAELHEAITLRWLERVTAPLTEIAHSSESASIRLREWFEALTAIKRSIFIGEPELFESYSSLAQQTPEHVKSKHINHLLQQVESILNDGVTEGVFEIEDCAITARCFFFGTVRYHHPLHSSEWKSDTIEQEFTQLFSLLEKAIYKH; from the coding sequence ATGCTTACTAAAGAAAAAATATTAGATGCATCGGAAATCGTTTTACGTAAATTCGGCCCAAGAAAAACGACCGTTGTTGACGTAGCTCGTTCCCTTGATGTGAGTCACGGCACGGTTTACCGACACTTTGCAACTAAAGCGGAATTGCATGAGGCGATAACATTAAGATGGTTGGAGCGTGTAACTGCGCCATTAACTGAGATCGCACACAGTTCTGAAAGCGCATCAATAAGGCTTCGAGAATGGTTTGAGGCGTTAACGGCCATTAAGAGAAGCATTTTTATTGGCGAGCCAGAGTTGTTTGAGTCATATTCATCATTGGCACAACAAACACCAGAGCACGTAAAATCAAAACACATCAACCATCTGTTGCAGCAAGTTGAGTCGATTTTGAATGATGGCGTTACAGAAGGTGTCTTTGAAATTGAGGATTGTGCTATTACTGCGCGTTGCTTCTTCTTTGGTACCGTGCGTTACCACCACCCACTTCATTCATCAGAATGGAAAAGCGACACCATTGAACAAGAATTTACACAGCTTTTTTCTTTGTTAGAAAAAGCCATCTATAAACACTGA
- a CDS encoding SDR family NAD(P)-dependent oxidoreductase: MPLSLIASGPPKGRHRRVISAIIGQKRKHHACPELPRLDGKRVLVTGGTAGIGEFITRSLLAQGARVTSLARGLSDATDDILHAESIYMDLADPESIVAAVEQLGETPFDIVICNAGLVSKKAEISPSGYEKTFSVNVLGHHILYRLLMQKNMLVDDARLVVTSGDIYIMENECAADIPFDGTSSTYSRSKLGNLWQVRELSERYPNIHPIAVHPGVVASGFAGSKKGFLAWLRTKQLVSEEQGSHSSLIGATQALPRGSYWHNVFGLVDLPDGDPGCDASGSRKLWDQLESITAPYLQACDVKLSGK; this comes from the coding sequence ATGCCGCTAAGTTTGATTGCCAGTGGTCCCCCGAAGGGCAGGCATCGCCGAGTGATATCGGCCATTATTGGACAGAAAAGAAAACATCATGCTTGCCCTGAGTTACCAAGGCTTGATGGGAAAAGGGTACTTGTAACGGGTGGAACCGCTGGCATTGGTGAGTTCATCACTCGTTCTTTACTTGCTCAAGGTGCGAGGGTGACGTCGTTGGCGAGAGGTTTATCGGATGCAACGGATGACATCCTTCATGCCGAATCAATCTATATGGATCTTGCAGATCCTGAGAGTATTGTCGCTGCTGTAGAGCAACTAGGGGAGACGCCATTCGACATTGTTATTTGTAACGCGGGGCTGGTGTCTAAAAAGGCTGAAATCTCACCTTCCGGCTATGAAAAAACATTTTCAGTCAATGTGTTAGGTCATCACATTCTTTATCGACTCCTTATGCAGAAAAACATGTTGGTTGACGATGCTCGTCTGGTAGTGACCAGTGGCGATATTTACATTATGGAAAATGAGTGTGCGGCTGATATTCCTTTTGATGGCACATCCAGTACTTATTCACGAAGCAAGCTGGGAAATTTGTGGCAAGTGCGTGAGTTATCAGAGCGTTACCCTAATATTCATCCAATCGCGGTTCATCCCGGAGTGGTTGCCAGTGGTTTTGCTGGAAGTAAAAAAGGGTTTCTCGCATGGCTTCGTACTAAGCAACTTGTGTCGGAAGAGCAAGGGTCTCACTCTTCTCTGATTGGTGCGACACAAGCTCTTCCAAGAGGAAGTTACTGGCACAATGTGTTTGGGTTGGTTGACTTACCGGACGGGGATCCTGGTTGTGATGCATCTGGTTCTAGGAAGTTGTGGGACCAACTTGAATCGATTACCGCACCTTACCTGCAAGCGTGCGACGTTAAGCTATCTGGAAAATAG
- a CDS encoding alpha/beta hydrolase has translation MKTRLNALVIMGCALLLIGCISSEQEYDHPLYDTSTSAFPVQQFDSFLEYQQTVQTWLEENRVFLQDDHAAELSYNTPFEISPNQANTLKKGIIFVHGLGDSPWSFVDVAQEFADEGYLVRSVLLPGHGSRPADLVPISISDWEKTVKNQVEIMQEEGFEVSLAGFSTGANLVTDYANSNPSIEALYLFSPAFKSDSDIDFLAPAGALFVDWVFQGDPQNHNNQMKYNSVPLNGFAQYYWTSYEVQKSLERKPFDRPAFLAVTQDDSVVNVTEVLKLFETQFTNANSRFIWFGNKPDTLDKRVVHFDSRVPSKRISNFSHMSLLYREDNFYYGANGKFQMCRNSTDPLDYEACLNSDEPWYSAWGYKEEGKVHARLTYNPYFDEMLEYAKSITAL, from the coding sequence ATGAAAACTAGGCTCAATGCTCTTGTGATCATGGGTTGTGCTTTATTGCTGATTGGATGTATTAGCAGCGAGCAGGAATATGATCATCCACTCTATGACACGTCTACTAGTGCGTTTCCAGTGCAACAGTTTGACTCGTTTCTAGAGTATCAACAAACCGTTCAGACTTGGCTTGAAGAGAATCGTGTGTTTTTGCAAGACGATCATGCAGCGGAGCTTTCTTATAATACTCCTTTTGAAATCTCACCAAACCAAGCAAACACACTGAAAAAGGGCATCATTTTTGTGCATGGCTTGGGCGACTCTCCTTGGTCTTTTGTCGATGTTGCCCAAGAGTTCGCTGATGAAGGTTACTTGGTGCGCAGTGTATTGCTTCCGGGACATGGTAGTCGTCCCGCCGATTTAGTGCCGATAAGTATATCTGATTGGGAGAAGACGGTTAAAAATCAAGTCGAGATTATGCAGGAAGAGGGGTTTGAGGTGTCTTTAGCTGGGTTCTCTACTGGTGCGAATTTGGTGACGGATTATGCCAATAGCAACCCAAGCATAGAGGCTCTGTATCTGTTTTCTCCTGCCTTTAAATCTGACAGTGACATTGATTTCCTTGCGCCTGCTGGCGCTCTATTTGTTGATTGGGTGTTCCAAGGCGATCCGCAAAATCACAACAATCAAATGAAATACAATAGCGTACCTTTGAATGGCTTTGCGCAGTATTACTGGACTAGCTACGAGGTTCAAAAATCTCTAGAAAGAAAGCCTTTCGACAGACCTGCATTTTTAGCTGTCACTCAAGATGACAGTGTCGTTAATGTTACTGAAGTCCTTAAACTGTTTGAAACGCAGTTTACCAATGCAAACAGCCGATTTATTTGGTTTGGAAACAAGCCAGATACGCTAGATAAACGCGTTGTCCATTTCGACAGTCGTGTGCCGTCAAAACGCATCAGTAACTTCTCTCACATGAGCTTGTTATACCGTGAAGACAATTTCTATTATGGCGCTAATGGTAAATTCCAAATGTGTCGTAACAGCACCGACCCTCTTGATTATGAAGCTTGTTTAAATAGTGATGAACCGTGGTATTCCGCTTGGGGATACAAGGAAGAAGGGAAGGTTCATGCGAGGCTGACCTACAATCCATATTTTGACGAAATGTTGGAATACGCGAAATCTATCACTGCCCTGTAA